A region of Polyangiaceae bacterium DNA encodes the following proteins:
- a CDS encoding M23 family metallopeptidase: MQPLTQATALCAALAALSQAAEQGRPLVSSPPARPPVPGAAAAPPRAFASACPQGTLPDQGVCIPVPQGALGGAALEAEQNVHRDKRGAWRFYDQIPRRPERPNDYRRYRWPVPPLPGQNLVVSGYDLDRPDVQQRRGTHIKAVGHGGLDLGQRRGAEVRLVALEHQTGEAEVLFVGEVFGNSVVTRHSVREGDRLREYVIVYGHLEGPAPGLSRGMNLREGSLIGFVGDSGSPGDVHLHLEVRRVREGVNVASLAPGELTKNARTVVCDPRNVMPLASE; encoded by the coding sequence GTGCAGCCCCTGACCCAGGCCACCGCCCTCTGCGCCGCCCTGGCCGCGCTCTCGCAGGCCGCGGAGCAGGGACGCCCGCTGGTCAGCTCGCCCCCAGCCCGCCCCCCGGTGCCCGGCGCCGCGGCGGCGCCGCCCCGCGCCTTCGCCAGCGCTTGCCCCCAGGGCACGCTGCCCGACCAAGGCGTCTGCATCCCGGTGCCGCAAGGCGCCCTCGGCGGCGCCGCGCTCGAGGCCGAGCAGAACGTGCACCGCGACAAGCGCGGAGCGTGGCGCTTCTACGACCAGATCCCGCGCCGGCCGGAGCGCCCGAACGACTACCGGCGCTACCGCTGGCCGGTGCCGCCGCTGCCCGGGCAGAACCTGGTGGTCAGCGGCTACGATCTCGACCGCCCCGACGTCCAGCAGCGCCGCGGCACCCACATCAAGGCCGTCGGCCACGGCGGCCTCGACCTGGGCCAGCGCCGCGGCGCCGAGGTTCGCCTGGTCGCTCTGGAGCACCAGACCGGCGAGGCCGAGGTCCTGTTCGTCGGCGAGGTCTTCGGCAACTCGGTGGTCACCCGCCACTCGGTGCGCGAAGGCGATCGGCTGCGCGAGTACGTGATCGTCTACGGTCACCTCGAAGGTCCGGCGCCGGGCCTGTCCCGCGGCATGAACCTGCGCGAGGGCTCGCTCATCGGCTTCGTCGGCGACAGCGGGAGCCCGGGCGACGTCCACCTGCACCTCGAGGTGCGCCGGGTCCGGGAGGGCGTGAACGTCGCCTCCCTCGCCCCCGGCGAGCTCACCAAGAACGCCCGCACCGTGGTCTGCGATCCCAGGAACGTGATGCCGCTCGCGTCCGAGTAG
- a CDS encoding protein kinase has translation MRPGELVGDRFEVLNRAGAGGMGVVYRARDRTSGDVVAVKVLHQDQRPDRFLREAAVLAELSHPAVVRYVAHGVTSKGQVYLAMEWLEATSLSSLIANRRLAFPECLTLLRRVCAGLAIAHQLGVVHRDLKPANILVPDGALAQAKLIDFGIARRRFDPRITERGLLIGTLAYMSPEQARGAAQIEPASDVFSLGSVVYKCLTGDTPFGGGDSTAVLAKVLLDEPSPLGELASDVPHAFDELVSRMLAKAPESRPRDAGAVLSACQELGAATPETRATAGITGREQRVVWVALLGGQPTNDTETVQITETELSVGPESQLSARVSSAGGRFDTLANGTRVGSFVGSGTPRDQALGAVRVAELMRELFPERPVALASGLGVVGGRAPVGDAIDRGVRLLARAVPGRVAIDDATARLVAGAYQLERDARGNAILGSKSDGDGTRKLLGRPTTCVGRERELATLEALVDECFEEPVARVALVISPAGVGKSRLRYELLRRALERHPGAELLLGRAESVSAGSPFALLRGALRESAGVLDGEPAEQSRAKLAARVRRHARAKSPVEQTTVFLGELADVAFADDAFPSLLAVRQNPTLLGDAMRGAWLDFLADECAAHPVLLVLEDLHWGDLPTVTLVDAALASLVDAPLFVLGLGRPEVHDVLPKLWQKREPQELRLGPLRRQAALALGREVLGDRVDAAAIERAVELADGNAFFLEELLRALAEGQRELPDTVLGMLQARLEALGPEPRRILRAASVFGVHFWSGGVRALLGSDADPGFVAAELDELGKKELISRRPQSSLEGEAEHVFRHATLSEAVYASLTPEDRELGHRLAGEWLEQAGVSDSLALAEHFRRGSQPERAARFYLSATEQALEGADLEAVLGRVRRALELDPDDVTRGELHYLAADAHFWRGEYVEAEHHARAALDLITPGTARWYVSVGALCSSAGTLGKDQELIVWAARASAQEPLDEEARATQIVALIRASHNHLKLGMNQMADSLIAAAEDQARGLQKLRAMGDAWVHHGKSARAYYDGDVGRFVKEVEAALEGFDAIGDWRTGGNARANLGYAALSIGDLDRAEQLLTEAMSHTERLGLAGIGHYVMHNLGLVLAYRGRIEEALDLERRAIHEAETRKETLLIAGSHLYLALILLLAGEPALAEAEALVAQTAAPAVPILRAQGLAAESAALLAQGKTERALERARTGMALLEEHGGSDETEGRVRAAFVEALVASGLSDEARTAARLAVQKLTERADKLADPRLIRCFLENVPEHARLLELERRLA, from the coding sequence TTGCGTCCAGGTGAGCTCGTCGGCGATCGCTTCGAAGTCCTGAACCGCGCGGGCGCGGGCGGGATGGGCGTCGTCTACCGCGCGCGAGATCGGACGAGCGGCGACGTCGTCGCGGTGAAGGTGCTGCACCAAGACCAGCGTCCGGACCGCTTCCTGCGCGAGGCCGCGGTGCTCGCCGAGCTGTCGCACCCCGCGGTGGTGCGCTACGTGGCCCACGGCGTCACCTCGAAGGGCCAGGTCTACCTGGCCATGGAGTGGCTGGAAGCGACCAGCCTCTCCAGCCTGATCGCCAACCGGCGGCTGGCCTTCCCGGAGTGCCTGACGCTGCTCAGGAGGGTGTGCGCCGGGCTCGCGATCGCGCACCAGCTGGGCGTCGTGCACCGCGATCTGAAGCCCGCCAACATCCTGGTGCCGGACGGCGCGCTGGCACAGGCCAAGCTCATCGACTTCGGCATCGCGCGCCGGCGCTTCGACCCGCGCATCACCGAGCGAGGCCTCTTGATCGGGACGCTCGCGTACATGTCCCCGGAGCAGGCGCGGGGCGCCGCGCAGATCGAGCCGGCGTCCGACGTGTTCTCGCTGGGCAGCGTCGTCTACAAGTGCCTGACCGGCGACACACCCTTCGGTGGCGGCGACTCCACCGCGGTCCTGGCCAAGGTGCTGCTCGACGAGCCGAGCCCCCTCGGGGAGCTCGCGAGCGACGTGCCCCACGCGTTCGACGAGCTGGTGAGCCGCATGCTCGCCAAGGCGCCGGAGAGCCGCCCGCGCGACGCCGGCGCCGTGCTGAGCGCCTGCCAGGAGCTCGGCGCGGCCACGCCGGAGACCCGGGCCACGGCGGGGATCACCGGGCGAGAGCAGCGCGTGGTCTGGGTCGCGTTGCTCGGCGGGCAGCCGACCAACGACACCGAGACCGTCCAGATCACCGAGACCGAGCTCAGCGTCGGTCCCGAGTCGCAGCTCTCCGCCCGGGTCAGCTCGGCCGGTGGCCGCTTCGACACGCTGGCGAACGGCACGCGCGTGGGCAGCTTCGTCGGCAGCGGCACGCCGCGTGACCAGGCGCTCGGCGCGGTGCGCGTAGCCGAGCTGATGCGCGAGCTCTTCCCGGAGCGCCCCGTGGCGCTCGCGTCCGGGCTCGGGGTCGTGGGCGGTCGCGCGCCGGTCGGCGACGCCATCGATCGCGGCGTGCGCCTGCTCGCTCGCGCGGTGCCGGGCCGGGTCGCCATCGACGACGCCACGGCTCGCCTCGTGGCCGGGGCCTACCAGCTCGAGCGCGACGCGCGCGGCAACGCCATCCTGGGCTCGAAGAGCGACGGCGACGGCACGCGCAAGCTGCTCGGGCGCCCGACCACCTGCGTGGGTCGCGAGCGCGAGCTGGCCACGCTCGAAGCGCTGGTGGACGAGTGCTTCGAGGAGCCGGTAGCGCGGGTGGCGCTGGTCATCTCGCCGGCGGGCGTGGGCAAGTCGCGTCTGCGCTACGAGCTCTTGCGCCGAGCGCTGGAGCGCCATCCGGGCGCGGAGCTCTTGCTCGGTCGCGCGGAGAGCGTGAGCGCGGGCTCTCCCTTCGCGCTCCTGCGCGGCGCGCTCCGCGAGTCCGCGGGCGTACTGGACGGAGAGCCCGCCGAGCAGAGCCGCGCCAAGCTCGCGGCGCGGGTGCGGCGGCACGCCAGGGCCAAGAGCCCCGTCGAGCAGACCACGGTGTTTCTCGGCGAGCTCGCCGACGTGGCCTTCGCCGACGACGCCTTTCCGTCGCTCCTGGCGGTGCGCCAGAACCCGACGCTGCTCGGCGACGCGATGCGTGGCGCGTGGCTCGACTTCCTGGCCGACGAGTGCGCCGCGCACCCGGTGCTCCTGGTGCTCGAAGATCTGCACTGGGGCGACTTGCCCACGGTCACGCTGGTGGACGCGGCGCTCGCCTCGCTGGTGGACGCGCCGCTCTTCGTCTTGGGCCTCGGGCGTCCGGAGGTGCACGACGTCCTGCCGAAGCTCTGGCAGAAGCGCGAGCCGCAAGAGCTCCGGCTCGGGCCGCTGCGGCGCCAGGCCGCCCTGGCGCTCGGGCGGGAGGTGCTCGGCGACCGGGTGGACGCGGCGGCGATCGAGCGCGCGGTGGAGCTCGCGGACGGCAACGCCTTCTTCCTGGAGGAGCTGCTCCGCGCGCTGGCGGAGGGACAGCGCGAGCTCCCGGACACGGTGCTCGGCATGTTGCAGGCCAGGCTCGAAGCCCTGGGCCCGGAGCCGCGACGCATCCTGCGCGCGGCCTCGGTGTTCGGCGTCCATTTCTGGAGCGGTGGCGTGCGGGCCCTGCTCGGCAGCGACGCGGATCCCGGCTTCGTCGCGGCGGAGCTCGACGAGCTCGGGAAGAAGGAGTTGATCTCCAGGCGGCCGCAGTCGAGCCTCGAAGGCGAGGCGGAGCACGTCTTCCGACACGCCACGCTGAGCGAGGCCGTGTACGCCTCGCTCACGCCCGAAGACCGCGAGCTGGGTCACCGGCTGGCCGGTGAGTGGCTCGAGCAGGCCGGGGTGTCGGACTCGTTGGCGCTGGCGGAGCACTTCCGCCGGGGCTCCCAGCCCGAGCGCGCCGCGCGCTTCTACCTGTCCGCCACGGAGCAAGCCCTGGAAGGCGCGGATCTCGAGGCCGTGCTCGGCCGAGTCCGCCGCGCGCTCGAGCTGGATCCGGACGACGTCACCCGAGGCGAGCTGCACTACCTGGCGGCGGACGCCCACTTCTGGCGCGGTGAATACGTCGAGGCGGAGCACCACGCACGAGCCGCCCTCGACCTCATCACCCCAGGCACCGCGCGCTGGTACGTCTCGGTCGGCGCGCTCTGCAGCTCCGCCGGCACCTTGGGCAAGGACCAGGAGCTGATCGTCTGGGCGGCGCGGGCGAGCGCCCAAGAGCCGCTGGACGAAGAGGCTCGCGCGACGCAGATCGTCGCGTTGATCCGCGCCTCCCACAACCACCTGAAGCTCGGCATGAACCAGATGGCGGACTCGCTCATCGCCGCCGCGGAGGACCAGGCCCGCGGGCTCCAAAAGCTCCGCGCCATGGGCGACGCCTGGGTGCACCACGGCAAGAGCGCCCGCGCCTACTACGACGGCGACGTCGGCCGCTTCGTCAAAGAGGTGGAGGCGGCGCTCGAGGGCTTCGACGCCATCGGGGACTGGCGCACCGGTGGCAATGCCCGCGCCAACCTCGGCTACGCGGCGCTCTCGATCGGCGACCTCGACCGCGCCGAACAGCTCCTGACCGAGGCGATGTCCCACACCGAGCGCCTGGGCCTGGCTGGCATCGGACACTACGTGATGCACAACCTGGGGCTCGTGCTGGCCTACCGCGGGCGCATCGAAGAGGCCCTCGACCTCGAACGTCGCGCCATCCACGAGGCCGAGACGCGGAAGGAGACGCTGCTGATCGCCGGCTCGCACCTGTACCTGGCGCTGATATTGCTCTTGGCCGGCGAGCCCGCGCTGGCCGAGGCCGAAGCCCTCGTCGCCCAGACCGCGGCGCCCGCGGTGCCCATCTTGCGCGCGCAGGGCCTGGCGGCGGAGTCCGCGGCGCTGCTCGCGCAGGGCAAGACGGAACGCGCGCTCGAGCGGGCGCGCACCGGCATGGCGCTGCTCGAGGAGCATGGCGGCAGCGACGAGACCGAGGGCCGCGTTCGCGCCGCCTTCGTCGAGGCGCTGGTCGCCTCGGGCCTCAGCGACGAGGCGCGGACCGCCGCTCGGCTCGCCGTCCAGAAGCTCACGGAGCGCGCCGACAAGCTCGCTGACCCGCGGCTCATCCGCTGCTTCCTGGAGAACGTGCCGGAGCACGCGCGCCTGCTCGAGCTGGAGCGGAGGCTGGCGTGA
- a CDS encoding VanW family protein: MPFGHKLSLNRSRGALMLVVAVAAGLGIGFLLVPRAPTPGDPKEPPPKVLLLGEALTLDDEAPKRALDRVRRFAAGKLSLDLGEGQKRELQIGRLGAEIDKVRVSQLVRDCRDATSPLRMSRRGASEQEVVLPVPIVLDTDAVVGVLLRLKDEVDRLPVDARLDLEKRTLTPEISGRLLDVDATLLELRRAIASGETSAKAVFELRRPKRVAAELGDVKFDAVLGWFETKYNRGDKYLARTFNLRLAASKLDGTVLLPGETFDFNEVVGARDEANGYKVAPVIAEGELVDGIGGGTCQISGTLHGATFFAGLDMVERYPHTRPSSYIKMGLDATVVYPTINFRVKNAFDFPVVLHQTVKNGVVRAEVLGPRRVRTVTLIRRIDGAIPYEQVERDDPNLPEGVRVLSQRGVAGFKLHRYRIVREGEHAVRERWNDLYPPTTQIVKVGRGAMPQDSVAKKHDEHPEYLADELLVMTQGVDVRANDGESTGRDMSESREPGKYGEARWTEKAGMPYFDEAASKPADKDADEPKGEKKPKAKKKLNAKQ; encoded by the coding sequence ATGCCGTTCGGGCACAAGCTCTCGCTGAATCGCTCGCGCGGCGCGCTGATGCTGGTCGTCGCCGTGGCGGCGGGCCTCGGCATCGGCTTCCTGCTCGTCCCGCGCGCGCCCACCCCGGGGGATCCCAAGGAGCCCCCGCCGAAGGTGCTCTTGCTCGGCGAGGCGCTGACCCTGGACGACGAGGCGCCGAAGCGAGCCCTGGACCGGGTGCGCCGCTTCGCGGCGGGCAAGCTCAGCCTCGATCTGGGCGAAGGGCAGAAGCGCGAGCTTCAGATCGGCCGGCTCGGCGCCGAGATCGACAAGGTCCGCGTCTCGCAGCTGGTGCGCGACTGCCGCGACGCCACCAGCCCCCTGCGCATGTCCCGGCGCGGAGCGAGCGAGCAGGAGGTGGTCCTGCCGGTCCCGATCGTGCTCGACACGGACGCGGTGGTGGGCGTGCTCCTGCGCCTGAAGGACGAGGTCGATCGGCTGCCGGTGGACGCGCGCCTCGATCTCGAGAAGCGCACGCTCACGCCCGAGATCTCCGGGCGCCTCCTGGACGTGGACGCCACGCTGCTCGAGCTCAGGCGCGCCATCGCCTCCGGCGAGACCTCCGCGAAGGCGGTGTTCGAGCTGCGCCGGCCCAAGCGCGTGGCCGCCGAGCTCGGCGACGTGAAGTTCGACGCGGTGCTCGGCTGGTTCGAGACCAAGTACAACCGCGGCGACAAGTACCTGGCGCGCACCTTCAACCTGCGCCTGGCGGCGAGCAAGCTCGACGGCACCGTGCTCCTGCCCGGCGAGACCTTCGACTTCAACGAGGTCGTGGGCGCCCGCGACGAGGCGAACGGCTACAAGGTCGCGCCGGTGATCGCCGAGGGCGAGCTGGTGGACGGCATCGGCGGCGGCACCTGCCAGATCTCCGGCACGCTGCACGGCGCCACCTTCTTCGCCGGGCTCGACATGGTCGAGCGCTACCCGCACACGCGGCCGAGCTCTTACATCAAGATGGGCCTCGACGCGACGGTGGTGTACCCGACCATCAACTTCCGGGTGAAGAACGCCTTCGACTTCCCGGTGGTCCTGCACCAGACGGTGAAGAACGGTGTGGTGCGCGCCGAGGTCCTGGGCCCGCGCCGCGTGCGCACGGTGACCTTGATCCGGCGCATCGACGGCGCCATCCCCTACGAGCAAGTCGAGCGCGACGACCCGAACCTGCCGGAGGGCGTGCGCGTGCTCTCGCAGCGGGGCGTCGCCGGTTTCAAGCTGCACCGCTACCGCATCGTGCGCGAGGGCGAGCACGCGGTGCGCGAGCGCTGGAACGACCTCTACCCGCCGACCACGCAGATCGTGAAGGTGGGGCGCGGCGCGATGCCCCAGGACAGCGTCGCCAAGAAGCACGACGAGCACCCGGAGTACCTGGCGGACGAGCTCCTGGTGATGACCCAGGGCGTGGACGTGCGCGCGAACGACGGCGAGTCCACCGGGCGCGACATGTCCGAGAGCCGCGAGCCGGGCAAATACGGCGAGGCGCGCTGGACCGAGAAGGCGGGCATGCCCTACTTCGACGAGGCCGCGAGCAAGCCGGCGGACAAAGACGCCGACGAGCCCAAGGGCGAGAAGAAGCCGAAGGCGAAGAAGAAGCTGAACGCGAAGCAGTGA
- a CDS encoding response regulator transcription factor: MEARKTILVIEDEPNILLGLKDALSFEGYRVVTASCGKDGLTQARAERPHVVLLDLMLPDMNGYQICEELRRQDAFMPIIMLTARSQEADKIRGLDAGADDYVTKPFSVGELVARIRALFRRTGRPVENSTFKIGDVTVNVAAHTVQRGTKQETEQLSFYEVELLRLLHERSGQPVSREEILNKIWGVDANPTNRTIDNFIVKLRKKLEKRPDKPEHILTVYGYGYKLVP, from the coding sequence ATGGAGGCCCGGAAGACCATCCTCGTCATCGAAGACGAGCCCAACATCCTGCTCGGCCTGAAGGACGCGCTGTCGTTCGAGGGCTACCGGGTGGTCACGGCGTCGTGCGGCAAGGACGGCCTGACGCAGGCTCGGGCGGAGCGCCCCCACGTGGTGCTGCTCGATCTGATGCTGCCGGACATGAACGGCTACCAGATCTGCGAGGAGCTCCGGCGGCAGGACGCCTTCATGCCCATCATCATGCTGACCGCCCGGAGCCAGGAGGCGGACAAGATCCGGGGGCTGGACGCCGGCGCCGACGACTACGTGACCAAACCCTTCAGCGTGGGCGAGCTGGTGGCGCGCATCCGCGCGCTGTTCCGCCGCACCGGGCGGCCCGTGGAGAACAGCACCTTCAAGATCGGCGACGTCACCGTCAACGTGGCGGCGCACACCGTGCAGCGCGGCACCAAGCAGGAGACCGAGCAGCTGAGCTTCTACGAGGTGGAGCTCTTGCGCCTGCTCCACGAGCGCTCGGGGCAGCCGGTGAGCCGCGAGGAGATCTTGAACAAGATCTGGGGCGTGGACGCGAACCCCACCAACCGCACCATCGACAACTTCATCGTGAAGCTCCGGAAGAAGCTCGAGAAGCGCCCGGACAAGCCGGAGCACATCCTGACGGTGTACGGGTACGGGTACAAGCTGGTGCCGTAG
- the tnpB gene encoding IS66 family insertion sequence element accessory protein TnpB produces MRVFVAVAPLDMRGSFDALAGAVRRLGLDPVDGHLYLFLNKRRRIAKALWFDGSGWCVLAKRLEAGSFQLPRLRRRTHSVLQEPSGRALPLRRRPAGPHRQLSNRARVPERRQAAPQHALRRQHRRRPPRLRAPRHHRHPSRSRCPRAGLSRLGLRAPRDPPRCLRASARGADPGRVQEDPRLSPRHDSASRAPRRR; encoded by the coding sequence GTGCGCGTGTTCGTGGCGGTGGCCCCGCTCGACATGCGCGGCTCTTTCGACGCCCTCGCCGGCGCCGTGCGCCGCCTGGGGCTCGATCCAGTCGATGGCCACCTGTATCTCTTCCTCAACAAGCGCAGGCGGATCGCGAAGGCTCTGTGGTTCGACGGGTCGGGCTGGTGTGTTCTCGCCAAGCGCCTCGAGGCTGGGAGCTTTCAGCTTCCGCGGCTGCGCCGCCGCACTCATTCGGTACTACAAGAACCATCGGGACGCGCTCTTCCGCTTCGTCGACGACCCGCTGGTCCCCATCGACAACTCTCCAACCGAGCGCGAGTTCCAGAACGTCGCCAAGCTGCGCCTCAACATGCTCTTCGCCGGCAGCACAGAAGGCGCCCACCGCGCTTGCGTGCTCCTCGGCATCATCGCCACCCGTCGCGCTCAAGGTGTCCCCGCGCAGGCCTATCTCGCCTGGGCCTTCGAGCGCCTCGGGACCCACCGCGATGTCTTCGCGCTTCCGCTCGAGGCGCTGACCCCGGCCGCGTTCAAGAAGACCCTCGCCTGAGCCCCAGGCACGATTCCGCGAGCCGCGCACCCCGGCGTCGCTGA
- a CDS encoding methyltransferase domain-containing protein — translation MTFPSGQISPADAAVMETFVVPRYLSFFGDLVLELLLAGEGARIVHLGCRTGYPDKQLCDLASGAEVVGLDASAPALDLAKSKLSGDLPPPIEYLLASELPTGLEAGAFSHALCLHPMGDAHERGLLYSEMYRLLCENGQALIALPLRGSFQEVGDLFREYALKYDDGDLGKVVEEAMASRHSIETLSEEIEASGLDDVDVEIRTTSLTFDSGRAFMEDPVSRLLILPELTMSLGGLDLDKPLAYARDAIDKYWSEGKFELTLNVGCASARRC, via the coding sequence ATGACGTTTCCTTCGGGCCAGATCAGCCCGGCCGACGCAGCAGTGATGGAGACCTTCGTGGTCCCTCGCTACTTGTCGTTTTTCGGCGACCTGGTGCTCGAGCTCCTGCTCGCCGGAGAGGGCGCGCGCATCGTGCACCTCGGGTGCCGCACCGGCTACCCGGACAAGCAGCTCTGCGATCTGGCCAGCGGCGCCGAGGTGGTGGGGCTCGACGCCTCCGCGCCGGCGCTCGATCTGGCGAAGAGCAAGCTCTCGGGCGACTTGCCCCCGCCCATCGAGTACCTCCTGGCGAGCGAGCTCCCGACGGGGCTCGAGGCGGGAGCCTTCAGCCACGCGCTCTGCCTGCACCCCATGGGCGACGCCCACGAGCGCGGGTTGCTCTATTCGGAGATGTACCGGCTCTTGTGCGAGAACGGCCAGGCGCTGATCGCGCTGCCGCTGCGCGGCTCGTTCCAGGAGGTCGGCGACCTGTTCCGCGAGTACGCGCTCAAGTACGACGACGGGGATCTCGGCAAGGTCGTCGAAGAGGCGATGGCGAGCCGGCACAGCATCGAGACCCTCTCCGAAGAGATCGAGGCCTCGGGCCTCGACGACGTGGACGTCGAGATCCGCACCACCAGCCTCACCTTCGACAGCGGTCGCGCCTTCATGGAGGACCCGGTCTCGCGCCTGCTCATCCTGCCCGAGCTCACGATGTCCCTGGGCGGATTGGATCTCGACAAACCCCTGGCCTACGCCCGTGACGCCATCGACAAGTACTGGTCCGAGGGCAAGTTCGAGCTGACCCTGAACGTGGGTTGCGCCAGCGCGCGGCGCTGCTGA